A segment of the Opitutia bacterium genome:
TGCCTACCGCAACGCACGCGCGCACCTTACGCGCATGTCCACCGGCCTCGCGCCTGAAGTCTCCGAATTCCTCGCCCTGCTCGACGCGAGCGTGCGCGACGGCACCTTCACGCGCCTCACGCTCGGCAAACCCCGCGGCGGCGACGACGCGACGCTCCAAAACGTCTTCGTCCGCCCCGTGCGCCTGAAATCCGGCGCGCACCTGAGCTTTCTCTGGCGCCACGACCGCCGCGACCTCACGAAAAACATCCCGCCCGCCGACGGCATCATCGAAGTCGGCCGGCTCGTCGGCACGATCTTCCACAGCGCCCACCTCTTCATCGGCGCGCGCACCGCGCAGCTCGAGTTCAACAAGAAGGGCGAACCGCGCCTCACCTTCGGCAAGAACACGCCGCCCGCCGCCGCGAAACTCGTGCGCGAAGACGCCCACGATCGCACCAAAGCCCGCCTGCTGCCCGTCTCGAGCCATGACTGGTTGCACGCCCTCGGCGTCACCAACTCGACCGGCATCGTGCGCGAAGGCATGGCCGACAAGCATCGGCAAATCCACAAGTTCGTCGAACTCCTCCACCACCTCGTCGCCGACGCCACGCTGCCGCACGACCGGCCGATCGAGATCGCCGACATGGGCTGCGGCAAGGGCTACCTCACCTTCGCCACGCACGACTACTTCGATCGCGTCGCCAAGCGCTCGGTTCGCGTGTGCGGCGTCGAGTTGCGCCCGGAACTCGTCGAGCAGTGCAACACCCTCGCGCACGACACCGACCGCGAAAAACTCTCCTTCGTCCGCGGCACCATCCAGGAGGCCACGCTGCCCGCGCCCGACGTGCTCATCGCGCTCCACGCCTGCGACACCGCGACGGACGACGCCATCGCGCGCGGCCTCGCCGCCGGCAGCGCGCTGATCGTCACCGCGCCCTGCTGCCAGAAGGAACTCCGCCCGCAGCTCCGCGCCGCGCCCGTGCTCGCCCCCGCGCTGCGGCACGGCATTTTCCAGGAACGCCACGCGGAATTCGCCACCGACGCCCTGCGCGCACTGCTGCTCGAATGGGCCGGCTACGACACGAAGGTGTTCGAGTTCATCTCGACCGAGCACACGGCGAAGAACCTCATGATCGCCGCGACCAAACGCACCCGCGCCGATAGCGCCGACGAACGCGCCGAGCGGGCGCAGGCCGTTCGCGCGCTGGCGGAATTCTACGGCGTGAAACGCCAGGCGCTCGCCGCCCATCTCGACTTCGCGCTGTCGTTGCCGTGACCGCCGCAGACTTCCGACGTTTTGTCCTCGCCCTGCCGGGCACGATCGAAGGCGCGCATCGCGGCCACGCAGACTTCCGTCTCGGCGGCCGCGTCATCGCCTCGCTCGATTCGCCGGATGTCGGCTGGGCCATGGTGAAGCTCACGCCCGCCCAGCAATCCGAGGTGCTCGGCGCGTCCGCGAGCGGATTTCGCCCGGCCAACGGCGCGTGGGGCGTCCAAGGCTACACCATTCTCTTCCTAGCCGACGCCAAGGCCGAGCCCGTGCGCGCGGCGCTCGCGCTAGCCGCCGCCAACGTCACCGCCAAAAAAAAGTCCCGCGCGCCGAAGCGCCGCTGACGGCGTTTCACGCCCACGCGCAGGAGTGATAAGTGCGGTTCCATGAACCGTCCGACCCCAGGTCCAGCACCGCGAAGCCGGCGCCCGTCTGGTGAAACACCGGCTTGCCCCACCAATCGGCGCTGACCGCCCCGTTGCCGAGATAGTGGACGCCGTCGTAGGCGACGTGGTCCTGCAGATGCAGATGCCCGCTGACGCAGAGCGTGACGCCGCCGCGTTTCCGCAACACCGCTTGCAGCACACTGCTGTCCGTGTGCATGAGCGCCGAGCTCACCACCCTCCCGCCGGAGGCCCGGCCCGGCGCGGGAAAATCGACCACTTTCTCAAGCACCTGTCCCCACTCGTGCACGGCCGCCGACAGAATGGGAATGTGCGAGCAGACTACCAAGGGCTGCGCGGCCGGCGTGCGCGCCACTTCGCCGCGGAACCACTCGAGCTGCTCCGGATCGAGGTGCGCGCGATAGTAGGTCTTCTCGCCGTCGACCACCGGCCGCGTGCTGTCCAGCACGAGAAACCGCCAGCCACCCTGCTCGAACGCATACCACGGGCGCTCCAGCTGCAGCTCATCCATCGCGCGCAGTTGATAGCGGAGCCCGCCGCGTTCGCGCGTCTCGCCGATCCAGATGTCGTGATTGCCGAGGCAAGCGCGCACCGGGGCGCGCAACCGCGCCGCCGCGCCACGCCAGACGTTCCACAGCTGGTCGACGCGCGCCGCGTCGCGCACGGCCCACGAATCCATGATCACGTCACCCGTGTGCAGGATGAAATCCGGCGCCGGATCGAGCGCCGAGAGTTCCGCAAGCAACTGCTCCAAGCCCGCCGCGCAGTTCGGGTTGGTCGTGACGTGGGTATCCGTGATGTGAGCCACGCGCAGCGCGCGCGGGCGGGAGGCGTTTTCCGCGGCAACAAGAAGCGGCGCGGCCGCAGCCGTGCCCGCCAGCGCGCCGAGGGTCCGAACGAAGTGGCGGCGATTCATGCGGCCGGGATGGGACGCGAGAGTCCGCCCGACCGCAAGACTGCGCTTTTCGTGCGCCGGAATCAGTCGACCAACAGCACCGCCTGCACACCCGGACCGTGGACGCCTTCGATCAGGATGCCCTCGACGTCGGCGGTCTTCGAGGGACCGGTGACCCAGATGATGTTCGGATCAGCGGGCAGCGCCGCGAGCGCAGCCGGGATGTCCGGGAAAATATCCATGCGCTTCAGGACGACGATGTGCGCCCACGGCGCCAGTGCCGCAAGCCGCGAGCTCGTGTCGCCGTCGGTCAGCACCACCGTGCCGGTCTCCGCGATCGCCGCCGAGGCGCGTGTGATGCCGAACGCGTAATCGTCGACGCGCGTGCGGTCGAAAGTCGTCTCCACCTGCACGCCGGCGAGCGCGGCTCCGAGCAGCGGCAGCAGCGCCGGATCGCAGTAGCCACGCGTCCATTGGTTCTTCGCCAGCAAATCGGCCAGTTCCGCCGCCGATTGCAGCGGCGTGCCGTTCACGCCCTTGAGTCGCGCGCAGAAGGTCGCGGTGAGATCGCTGGCGCCCTGCATCTGGCGCATGCGCACGAGTTCGCGCTCCCAATCGGGCAGCGCCGCGCGTTGCGGCAACGGCGCAAGGGCCGCGCGGACGCGGCCGAGGATCGCTTCGCGGTCGTTGCTCATGACTTCCTCCGTTGCTTCATCCACTTCCTGAACTCGCCGCCGCGCCACGCGGGCAGCGCGCGCTTCTCCTCCCACGCACGGAGCGCGGGCACGGGAATCAGTTTCGTCGGGAGATAGTTCAGCGCCTTGCCGCCGAACAGCGCGGCCTTCCACGCCGTCGGCTGCGACGCCATGAGCGCCCACGCACCCATCGGCGGCGTGCCGACCGAAGCGAGCGGCGCGCCCTCGCGCTTGCCCTTCTCGCGCAAGCGCAGGAGCAGATCGGGAATCGGGATGTTCACGGGGCAAACCTCGTTGCACGCGCCGCAGAGCGACGAGGCTTTCGGCAAATCCGCCAGCTCCGGAAACTTCTTCCCGGCGAGCAGCGGCGAGAGCACCGCACCGACCGGGCCGGGATAAACGCTGCGGTAGGCGTGGCCGCTCGCCTGCCGGTAGACGGGGCAGACGTTCAGGCAAGCGCCGCAGCGGATGCAGCGCAGGATCTCGCGGCAATCGGAGGCGAGCACCTCGGTGCGTCCGTTGTCGACGAAGATGACGTGCATCTCCTCCGGCCCGTCGGGCTGCGTCGCGCCCTTCGGCCCCGAGATGAACTCGGTGTAGACCGTCAGTTGCTGCGCGGTCGCGGAGCGCGCGAGGAGGTTGAGCAGCACGCCGAGATCGCGGTCGCGCGGAACAAGCTTCTCGATGCCGACGAGCGCAATGTGGACTTTCGGCGCGGCGAGGCTGAAGCGCGAGTTGCCCTCGTTCGTCACGAGCACGATGCGCCCGCTCTCGACGGAGACGAAGTTGGCGCCGGTCAGGCCGACGTCGGCTTCGAGGTATTTGTGGCGGAGAAACTGCCGCGCGCGACGCGTGATCGTCTCGGGATCGTCATTGTAGGCGCCGAGGCCCTCGCGCTCGAAGCTCGTCGCGATCTCGCGGCGGTTCTTGTGAATGATCGGCCGGACGATGTGGCTCGGGTGGTCCTTGTCGATTTGGACGATGAATTCGCCGAGGTCGGTCTCGAGCGCCTCGATGCCGTGCTTCTCGAGGTAGTGTGCGAGCTCGATCTCCTCGGAGACCATCGTCTTCGCCTTCACCATTTTTTTGGCGCCGTGCGCCTGCATGATGCGCAGCACCGCTTCGCAGGCCGCCTCGCCGGTCGACGCCCAGTGGACCTGCGCGCCGTTGGCCTTCAACTTCGCTTCGACGGCGGGCAGCAGCGTGTCGAGGTTCTCGATGACGTGCTGCTTGATCTCGCCCGCGCGCTGGCGCAGTAGGTCGGGATCGTTGAATTGGTCGAAGAGCAGCTTGGTGCGCTTCTCGTGCGTCGCCTTCGTGCTCTGGTAAACCGAGACGCGCTTGTCGGCGGGCAGCGTCGCGGCGGCTTGGTCGATGAGTTGCTTGGCCATGGTCAGCGCAAGAGCCCTCCGTTGCGGAGCGCATCCCGCATCACCTGCGCGATGTGCTGGGTTTT
Coding sequences within it:
- a CDS encoding LUD domain-containing protein, with amino-acid sequence MSNDREAILGRVRAALAPLPQRAALPDWERELVRMRQMQGASDLTATFCARLKGVNGTPLQSAAELADLLAKNQWTRGYCDPALLPLLGAALAGVQVETTFDRTRVDDYAFGITRASAAIAETGTVVLTDGDTSSRLAALAPWAHIVVLKRMDIFPDIPAALAALPADPNIIWVTGPSKTADVEGILIEGVHGPGVQAVLLVD
- a CDS encoding metallophosphoesterase; the protein is MNRRHFVRTLGALAGTAAAAPLLVAAENASRPRALRVAHITDTHVTTNPNCAAGLEQLLAELSALDPAPDFILHTGDVIMDSWAVRDAARVDQLWNVWRGAAARLRAPVRACLGNHDIWIGETRERGGLRYQLRAMDELQLERPWYAFEQGGWRFLVLDSTRPVVDGEKTYYRAHLDPEQLEWFRGEVARTPAAQPLVVCSHIPILSAAVHEWGQVLEKVVDFPAPGRASGGRVVSSALMHTDSSVLQAVLRKRGGVTLCVSGHLHLQDHVAYDGVHYLGNGAVSADWWGKPVFHQTGAGFAVLDLGSDGSWNRTYHSCAWA
- a CDS encoding iron-sulfur cluster-binding protein; the encoded protein is MAKQLIDQAAATLPADKRVSVYQSTKATHEKRTKLLFDQFNDPDLLRQRAGEIKQHVIENLDTLLPAVEAKLKANGAQVHWASTGEAACEAVLRIMQAHGAKKMVKAKTMVSEEIELAHYLEKHGIEALETDLGEFIVQIDKDHPSHIVRPIIHKNRREIATSFEREGLGAYNDDPETITRRARQFLRHKYLEADVGLTGANFVSVESGRIVLVTNEGNSRFSLAAPKVHIALVGIEKLVPRDRDLGVLLNLLARSATAQQLTVYTEFISGPKGATQPDGPEEMHVIFVDNGRTEVLASDCREILRCIRCGACLNVCPVYRQASGHAYRSVYPGPVGAVLSPLLAGKKFPELADLPKASSLCGACNEVCPVNIPIPDLLLRLREKGKREGAPLASVGTPPMGAWALMASQPTAWKAALFGGKALNYLPTKLIPVPALRAWEEKRALPAWRGGEFRKWMKQRRKS
- a CDS encoding SAM-dependent methyltransferase: MSTGLAPEVSEFLALLDASVRDGTFTRLTLGKPRGGDDATLQNVFVRPVRLKSGAHLSFLWRHDRRDLTKNIPPADGIIEVGRLVGTIFHSAHLFIGARTAQLEFNKKGEPRLTFGKNTPPAAAKLVREDAHDRTKARLLPVSSHDWLHALGVTNSTGIVREGMADKHRQIHKFVELLHHLVADATLPHDRPIEIADMGCGKGYLTFATHDYFDRVAKRSVRVCGVELRPELVEQCNTLAHDTDREKLSFVRGTIQEATLPAPDVLIALHACDTATDDAIARGLAAGSALIVTAPCCQKELRPQLRAAPVLAPALRHGIFQERHAEFATDALRALLLEWAGYDTKVFEFISTEHTAKNLMIAATKRTRADSADERAERAQAVRALAEFYGVKRQALAAHLDFALSLP
- a CDS encoding MmcQ/YjbR family DNA-binding protein translates to MTAADFRRFVLALPGTIEGAHRGHADFRLGGRVIASLDSPDVGWAMVKLTPAQQSEVLGASASGFRPANGAWGVQGYTILFLADAKAEPVRAALALAAANVTAKKKSRAPKRR